The uncultured Cohaesibacter sp. genome segment CGACCGTTTATGAAAAGGGTGCTGAGCTCTGCCGGATGCTGAAAAGCCTTGTTGGATGCGAGGGCTTTCGCAAAAGTCTCGATGTCTATTTTGACCGCCATGACGGGCAAGCGGTGACGATTGAGGATTTCCTGTCCTGCTTTTCTGAAACATGTGACATCGATCTAACGCAATTTGCGCTTTGGTATGAACAAGCAGGCACGCCAACAGTGGTTGCCACATATTTCTATGACGCAAAGCGCAAGCAGCTTTCATTGACTTTGCAACAATCCTGCCCCCCTTCGCCGGGGCAGCCGACCAAGAAGCTGCTGCATATTCCAATGCGATTTGGGCTGGTCGCGCGCGATGGGTCCCGCGTGCGCTTTGAAGCGATTCATGACCGCAAAACCGGCGAACAAATTGGTGATCACGAATGCAATTTGTTGCACATCACAGAGCGTCAGCATCAACTGGTCTTTTCCGGCGTTGAGAAGGATGCCATTCCTTCCATGTTGCGGGGCCTGTCTGCACCTGTGCATTTGCGCACCAACCTGACCCTGGAAGACAATCTGATCCTCATGCGCCATGACAGCGATCCGTTCAATCGCTGGGAAGCCGCGCAGCAGATCTTTACAGAGCATCTGGTTGAACAGAGCAATGCACAAAGGAAAGGTGATTCTGACGGTAACAAGCCGGCCCTGCGTGAGGTCGCTCCGCTGTTGGTATCTGCCCTTGATGCCTGTCTGTTTGATGAACGGCTCGAACATGCCTTCCGTGCCCAGATGCTGCGCCTGCCCAGCGAGAGCGATATTGCGCGCCTGATCGCCAAGGATGTGGACCCGGATGCCATTCATGCAGCGCGCTCGAAGTTGCGCCTCGAACTGGCAACCCAATTGGGTGATCGGTTGATCGCCCTTTATTCGAGCATGCAGGACGACAGACCTTATAGCCCGAATGCAGCCGCAGCGGGTCGGCGCGACCTGCGCAATTGTCTTCTGGACCTGTTGCTGGCCACCAAGGCGGATACGGTGACCACCCTCGCCCAGCATCACTATGAGAATGCCACCAACATGACAGACCGCTTCGCAGCGCTGTCTTCATTGGCCACAAGTCGGCCTGCGGCTGCGGAAGCATTGCTTGCTGATTTTCACCAGCGATATAAGGATGACGCTCTCGTCGTCGATAAATGGCTGTCCCTGCAAGCCTCCATTCCCGAAGAGGGCACCATTGAGCGCCTGCGCGCATTGATGAAGGCGCCTTTCTTCTCGATGGAGAGTCCGAACCGGGTCCGTGCGCTCATTGGTGCGTTTGCCATGAACAACGCATTGCAGTTCAATCGAGCTGATGGAGCCGGATTTGCGCTGCTTGCCGATGTGGTATTGGCACAAGACACACTTAATCCACAAACGGCGGCAAGGCTGGCGAATAATTTCAGATCCTGGCGTGCATTGGAATCAGAACGCCGAACCGCTGCCGAGCAGCAATTGCGCAGAATCGCCGAAAGCTCAATGCTATCAAAAGATGTTGCTGATATCGTCAATCGATGCTTGCAATGAGTGAATGGAGCTGAGTCTTTAACAGGCAGGAACAAAGTTAAAGTAATCTCTCCCCATTAACCTCTTATTAACCAAAAAAATCTTTCGGGACTCTAGACAAAAAGCCGCGCATCGATTCAAATAACTTTGGATCGGAGATGCGGCACACCTCCGGATAAGTAAAATCAAGAAGCTTCAGTCAGGAGGCCTTCAATGACGCAGGCTGGATCAGTCAGCGCGCATAAGGACGTACGATTCCGCTTTTTCGGGTCGAAAGCTATGGATGTGAACGATTCCATCTCCGGGCCAGCCCGTTTGCTGGCAGGGCCAAGCTATATGTCTCGCGTCCGCGAGGAGCCTCTTCTGCGGCATGCCATACCCGCTATCATTCTCAGCTTTTTCGCGTTGGTGGGAATCTGGAGGGCAGATGATCTGGTGTCCGACAAAGCGTCGTTGACGGCAGACGCCAAGAAGGAAATCGAGTTGCTGACCGCGTTGGT includes the following:
- the pepN gene encoding aminopeptidase N; translated protein: MAHNKKVVKLSDYKPTPYSIEHVSMVFRLDPDETIVTTRLTIEPRAGYPAGFCLVLKGDGLDFVDARLDGREMWEDRFSAKPDRFSLDYPPHRRFVLEITTRLSPKKNTQLMGLYSSNGAFCTQCEAEGFRRITYFYDRPDVLSTYDVRIEAPKRFTHLLANGNLIEAGDMLAPDGTSDAPWHYAHWQDPFPKPSYLFAMVAGDLACVEDHFVTCSNRRVSLKIFVEHGKEDRVGYAMDSLKRSMAWDETAYGREYDLDTFMIVAVSDFNFGAMENKGLNIFNDKYVLAKPETATDTDYALIEAVIAHEYFHNWSGNRVTCRDWFQLCLKEGLTVFRDQEFSSDMRSRPVKRIADVRELRARQFPEDSGPLAHPVRPEVYAEINNFYTATVYEKGAELCRMLKSLVGCEGFRKSLDVYFDRHDGQAVTIEDFLSCFSETCDIDLTQFALWYEQAGTPTVVATYFYDAKRKQLSLTLQQSCPPSPGQPTKKLLHIPMRFGLVARDGSRVRFEAIHDRKTGEQIGDHECNLLHITERQHQLVFSGVEKDAIPSMLRGLSAPVHLRTNLTLEDNLILMRHDSDPFNRWEAAQQIFTEHLVEQSNAQRKGDSDGNKPALREVAPLLVSALDACLFDERLEHAFRAQMLRLPSESDIARLIAKDVDPDAIHAARSKLRLELATQLGDRLIALYSSMQDDRPYSPNAAAAGRRDLRNCLLDLLLATKADTVTTLAQHHYENATNMTDRFAALSSLATSRPAAAEALLADFHQRYKDDALVVDKWLSLQASIPEEGTIERLRALMKAPFFSMESPNRVRALIGAFAMNNALQFNRADGAGFALLADVVLAQDTLNPQTAARLANNFRSWRALESERRTAAEQQLRRIAESSMLSKDVADIVNRCLQ